One Streptomyces sp. V4I8 genomic window carries:
- a CDS encoding metallophosphoesterase has translation MARVPAAVTKALGHLPRASRALAHRYATRRPSPAPELVTQPHPWTRALGLVTVVLIGTWLGLLIVGNVRVPVGPMNTTMTLRPSVTGGTKINVSPLGALQLDSHTAPVRLDVNVDQLDPVRAQALVDHPERLSGLQDEVAQDVTHGTRDLAVRSCVAVVTGATALGLAVYRRPRRALAAGGLALTLLAASGGTAYATWNPESVLEPKFSGLLSSAPSLVGNARSIVTEFDVYQKELARLVTNVTKLYDATSTLPAYAPDPTTIRVLHVSDIHLNPASWKIIGSLVDQYKVDVIVDSGDTMDHGTAAENGFLDPIEDLGAPYVWVRGNHDSQVTQRYLEKLKNVHVLDDGKAQTIAGLRFAGIGDPQFTPDRSQIPGGDAANELAGARLATALRDQKTPGAPVDVAIAHEPVAARQTDGEVPLALAGHIHHQEMELLPYGTRLRVEGSTGGSGLRAIEGKHPDPIQTSILYFDRDTRRLQAWDEIELGGLGLTTAEVRRHLVEENQPGGPAPDPTATSPTPTP, from the coding sequence ATGGCCCGCGTCCCCGCCGCCGTCACCAAGGCCCTCGGTCACCTCCCCAGGGCCTCCCGCGCCCTCGCCCACCGCTACGCCACCCGCCGCCCGAGCCCCGCACCCGAACTCGTCACCCAGCCCCACCCCTGGACACGCGCCCTCGGCCTGGTCACCGTCGTCCTCATCGGCACCTGGCTCGGCCTGCTGATCGTCGGCAACGTACGCGTCCCGGTCGGCCCCATGAACACGACGATGACCCTGCGCCCCTCCGTCACCGGCGGCACGAAGATCAACGTCTCCCCCCTCGGCGCCCTCCAACTGGACAGCCACACCGCCCCCGTCCGCCTCGACGTCAACGTCGACCAGCTCGACCCCGTCCGCGCCCAGGCCCTCGTCGACCACCCCGAACGCCTCTCCGGCCTCCAGGACGAGGTCGCCCAGGACGTCACCCACGGCACCCGCGACCTCGCCGTACGCAGCTGCGTCGCCGTCGTCACCGGCGCCACGGCACTCGGCCTGGCGGTCTACCGCCGCCCCCGCCGAGCCCTCGCGGCCGGCGGCCTCGCCCTCACCCTCCTGGCGGCCTCGGGCGGCACGGCATACGCCACCTGGAACCCCGAATCCGTCCTGGAACCGAAGTTCTCGGGCCTGCTCTCCTCCGCCCCGTCCCTGGTCGGCAACGCGCGCAGCATCGTCACCGAATTCGACGTCTACCAAAAGGAGTTGGCCCGCCTGGTCACCAACGTGACCAAGCTCTACGACGCCACCTCCACGCTCCCCGCCTACGCGCCGGACCCCACCACCATCCGCGTCCTGCACGTCTCCGACATCCACCTCAACCCGGCGAGCTGGAAGATCATCGGCTCGCTCGTGGACCAGTACAAGGTCGACGTGATCGTCGACTCCGGCGACACCATGGACCACGGCACCGCCGCCGAGAACGGCTTCCTGGACCCCATCGAGGACCTCGGCGCCCCCTACGTCTGGGTCCGCGGCAACCACGACTCCCAGGTGACCCAGCGCTACCTGGAGAAGCTGAAGAACGTCCACGTCCTGGACGACGGCAAGGCACAGACCATCGCCGGCCTGCGCTTCGCCGGCATCGGCGACCCCCAGTTCACCCCCGACCGCTCCCAGATCCCCGGCGGCGACGCCGCGAACGAACTGGCGGGCGCCCGCCTCGCCACGGCCCTCCGCGACCAGAAGACCCCCGGCGCCCCCGTGGACGTGGCCATCGCCCACGAACCGGTGGCGGCCCGCCAGACCGACGGCGAGGTCCCGCTGGCCCTGGCCGGCCACATCCACCACCAGGAGATGGAACTCCTGCCCTACGGCACCCGCCTCCGCGTGGAGGGCTCGACCGGCGGCAGCGGCCTGCGCGCGATCGAGGGCAAACACCCCGACCCCATCCAGACCTCGATCCTCTACTTCGACCGCGACACCCGACGCCTCCAGGCCTGGGACGAGATCGAACTCGGCGGCCTGGGCCTGACGACGGCGGAGGTGAGGCGCCACCTGGTCGAAGAGAACCAGCCGGGCGGCCCCGCCCCCGACCCCACCGCCACGTCCCCCACCCCCACCCCGTAA
- a CDS encoding DEAD/DEAH box helicase: MSISSTDHVVVPEDAENASVEDAPELTFADLGLPEGVVRKLAQNGVTVPFPIQAATIPDALAGKDILGRGRTGSGKTLSFGLPTLARLSGGRTEKHKPRAIILTPTRELAMQVADALQPYGDQVGLKMKVVCGGTSMGNQIYALERGVDILVATPGRLRDLINRGACDLGNVEVAVLDEADQMSDLGFLPEVTELLDQVPAGGQRMLFSATMENEIKTLVTRYLNEPVSHEVDAAQGAVTTMSHHILIVKPKDKAPVTAAIASRKGRTIIFVRTQLGADRIAEQLRDAGVKADALHGGMTQGARTRTLADFKDGYVNALVATDVAARGIHVDGIDLVLNVDPAGDHKDYLHRAGRTARAGRTGTVVSLSLPHQRRQIFRLMEDAGVDASRHIIQGGAAFDPEVAEITGARSMTEVQAESAGNAAQQAEREVAQLTKQLERAQRRAVELREESDRLVARAARERGEDPEAAVAEAQAAAVEAVEVAVPEQPVAQDVDKAEAPAYERRERRDNDRGGFRRDDRRDDRGGRSFERRDNDRGGFNRDRGDRGFERRDNDRGGFRRDDRRDDRRDDRRDDRGGRSFERRDNDRGGFNRDRGDRGFERRDNDRGGFRRDDRRDDRGGRSFERRDNDRGGRSFERRDDRGGFRRDDRPAGRPFERRDERGGHRGSDRPFNRDRRDDRPGFRSGGHERPYGRRDDHRGGTSGTSGSFGRRDDKPRWKRNG; encoded by the coding sequence ATGTCCATTTCCAGTACTGATCACGTCGTCGTGCCCGAGGACGCGGAGAACGCGTCCGTCGAGGACGCACCCGAGTTGACCTTCGCGGACCTCGGTCTCCCCGAGGGCGTCGTCCGCAAGCTCGCGCAGAACGGCGTGACGGTCCCCTTCCCGATCCAGGCCGCGACCATCCCGGACGCCCTGGCCGGCAAGGACATCCTGGGCCGTGGCCGCACCGGCTCCGGCAAGACCCTGTCGTTCGGTCTGCCGACGCTGGCCCGTCTGTCCGGCGGCCGTACCGAGAAGCACAAGCCGCGCGCCATCATCCTCACCCCGACCCGTGAGCTCGCGATGCAGGTCGCGGACGCGCTGCAGCCCTACGGCGACCAGGTCGGCCTGAAGATGAAGGTCGTCTGCGGCGGTACGTCGATGGGCAACCAGATCTACGCCCTGGAGCGCGGCGTCGACATCCTCGTCGCCACCCCGGGCCGACTGCGCGACCTCATCAACCGCGGCGCCTGCGACCTGGGCAACGTCGAGGTCGCCGTCCTCGACGAGGCCGACCAGATGTCCGACCTGGGCTTCCTGCCCGAGGTCACCGAGCTGCTCGACCAGGTCCCGGCCGGCGGCCAGCGGATGCTGTTCTCCGCCACGATGGAGAACGAGATCAAGACGCTGGTCACGCGCTACCTGAACGAGCCGGTCAGCCACGAGGTGGACGCGGCGCAGGGCGCGGTGACGACCATGTCGCACCACATCCTGATCGTGAAGCCGAAGGACAAGGCGCCGGTGACGGCGGCGATCGCGTCCCGCAAGGGGCGGACGATCATCTTCGTCCGCACCCAGCTGGGCGCCGACCGTATCGCCGAGCAGCTGCGCGACGCCGGTGTGAAGGCCGACGCGCTGCACGGCGGCATGACGCAGGGTGCCCGCACCCGGACGCTGGCCGACTTCAAGGACGGTTACGTCAACGCGCTCGTCGCCACCGACGTCGCCGCCCGCGGTATCCACGTCGACGGCATCGACCTCGTCCTGAACGTGGACCCGGCCGGTGACCACAAGGACTACCTGCACCGTGCGGGCCGTACGGCGCGGGCCGGCCGCACGGGCACGGTCGTCTCCCTGTCGCTCCCGCACCAGCGCCGCCAGATCTTCCGGCTGATGGAGGACGCGGGCGTCGACGCCTCGCGCCACATCATCCAGGGCGGTGCCGCGTTCGACCCGGAGGTCGCCGAGATCACCGGCGCCCGTTCGATGACCGAGGTGCAGGCGGAGTCCGCGGGCAACGCCGCGCAGCAGGCCGAGCGTGAGGTGGCTCAGCTCACCAAGCAGCTGGAGCGGGCGCAGCGGCGTGCGGTCGAGCTGCGTGAGGAGTCCGACCGGCTCGTCGCCCGCGCGGCGCGCGAGCGCGGTGAGGACCCGGAGGCCGCGGTGGCCGAGGCGCAGGCGGCGGCGGTCGAGGCCGTCGAGGTGGCCGTGCCCGAGCAGCCGGTGGCGCAGGACGTCGACAAGGCGGAGGCTCCGGCGTACGAGCGTCGTGAGCGTCGGGACAACGACCGTGGCGGCTTCCGCCGGGACGACCGCCGCGATGACCGTGGTGGGCGTTCCTTCGAGCGCCGGGACAACGACCGCGGTGGGTTCAACCGTGACCGTGGCGACCGTGGGTTCGAGCGTCGGGACAACGACCGTGGCGGCTTCCGTCGCGACGACCGCCGCGACGACCGCCGCGATGACCGCCGCGATGACCGTGGTGGGCGTTCCTTCGAGCGCCGGGACAACGATCGCGGTGGGTTCAACCGTGACCGTGGCGACCGTGGGTTCGAGCGTCGGGACAACGACCGTGGCGGCTTCCGTCGCGACGACCGCCGCGACGACCGTGGTGGGCGTTCCTTCGAGCGCCGGGACAACGACCGCGGTGGCCGTTCCTTCGAGCGCCGCGACGACCGGGGTGGCTTCCGCCGTGACGACCGTCCGGCCGGGCGTCCCTTCGAGCGTCGTGACGAGCGCGGCGGGCACCGTGGCAGCGACCGTCCCTTCAACCGCGACCGCCGCGACGACCGTCCGGGCTTCCGCTCCGGCGGCCACGAGCGTCCCTACGGCCGTCGTGACGACCACCGTGGCGGCACCTCCGGCACCTCCGGCTCCTTCGGGCGCCGCGACGACAAGCCGCGCTGGAAGCGCAACGGCTGA
- a CDS encoding metallopeptidase family protein, whose product MLEMTREEFEELVAEALDRIPPELTRLMDNVAVFVEDEPPAEDPQLLGLYEGTPLTERGEWYAGVLPDRITIYRGPTLRMCESREEVVEETEVTVVHEIAHHFGIDDARLHALGYG is encoded by the coding sequence GTGCTGGAGATGACGCGCGAGGAGTTCGAGGAACTGGTCGCCGAGGCGCTGGACCGGATTCCGCCGGAGTTGACGCGGCTGATGGACAACGTCGCGGTGTTCGTCGAGGACGAACCACCGGCGGAGGATCCCCAGCTGCTGGGGTTGTACGAGGGGACGCCGCTGACCGAGCGCGGGGAGTGGTACGCCGGGGTGCTGCCGGATCGGATCACGATCTACCGGGGGCCGACGCTGCGGATGTGCGAGTCGCGGGAGGAGGTCGTCGAGGAGACCGAGGTGACGGTGGTGCATGAGATCGCGCATCACTTCGGGATCGACGATGCGCGGTTGCATGCCCTCGGGTACGGGTGA